A region from the Candidatus Hydrogenedentota bacterium genome encodes:
- a CDS encoding SGNH/GDSL hydrolase family protein, giving the protein MSDATETTSRPHFAFLLLWGVPVLLLADTLVAAADGWRFTGTIEHAFSLMLAYWVLASLPWFFLAVVREWLGGLWREFALLFAVVVLGWTALEFTAHVLERSLRPEKPFHTRGPNLHNIFYPDPAYLPGIEGESHFTTGPDGLRAAAPPVAVQSIHIITIGGSTTECVYLDDTETWPARLAAHLGGPEKVWVGNAGISGFDLKDHLQFVEHSPALEEAAALVVQPGINDLWRFLAKEVETMDYGRFEEHTNAPSEPAPVAVVPYRPLWTRSRVIQLYHTLRRETPPPEQQEGIGGREYQIRRDKRAAAEKTNELPSLAEGLALYRSRIEGLIAACQRRGVPVLFTTQPVVWRADLSAEAEARCWFGWLPDGRYLTLAALREAMDQYNEALKQTCAAQGVPCVDLSPLNGSEAYFYDDCHFTEAGAEAVAQLVGPVLRNVIAQN; this is encoded by the coding sequence ATGTCCGATGCTACCGAAACCACCAGCCGCCCCCACTTTGCATTTCTTCTTCTGTGGGGCGTGCCCGTGCTGCTCCTCGCCGACACCCTCGTGGCGGCGGCGGATGGCTGGCGCTTCACGGGAACGATCGAGCATGCTTTCTCCCTGATGCTGGCCTATTGGGTCTTGGCTTCCTTACCCTGGTTCTTTCTAGCGGTAGTCCGCGAGTGGCTGGGCGGCTTGTGGCGTGAGTTTGCCCTGCTGTTCGCCGTTGTGGTGCTCGGCTGGACCGCCCTCGAATTTACCGCCCACGTGCTGGAGCGATCCCTTCGTCCGGAGAAACCTTTCCACACGCGCGGACCGAATCTGCACAACATTTTCTATCCCGACCCCGCCTACCTGCCCGGTATCGAGGGCGAATCCCATTTCACCACGGGCCCAGACGGCCTCCGCGCCGCTGCGCCACCCGTAGCGGTTCAATCCATTCACATCATAACTATAGGCGGCAGCACCACCGAGTGCGTTTACCTCGACGACACTGAAACCTGGCCCGCGCGCCTCGCGGCGCATCTGGGCGGGCCCGAAAAGGTGTGGGTCGGCAACGCCGGCATCAGTGGTTTCGACCTGAAAGACCATCTCCAGTTCGTCGAGCATTCTCCAGCGCTCGAAGAAGCCGCCGCCCTCGTCGTTCAGCCCGGCATCAACGACCTCTGGCGTTTCCTCGCGAAGGAAGTCGAAACGATGGACTATGGTCGATTCGAGGAGCACACGAATGCGCCCTCGGAACCCGCGCCCGTTGCCGTCGTCCCATACCGGCCTCTGTGGACGCGCTCCCGCGTAATTCAGCTTTACCACACCCTCCGGCGGGAAACGCCGCCGCCGGAACAGCAGGAAGGCATCGGCGGACGGGAATACCAGATCCGTCGCGACAAACGGGCCGCCGCCGAAAAGACCAATGAGCTGCCGTCCCTGGCCGAGGGCCTCGCGTTGTATCGCAGCCGGATCGAGGGCCTGATTGCGGCCTGCCAGCGGCGCGGTGTGCCTGTACTTTTCACCACCCAGCCCGTCGTCTGGCGCGCCGACCTCTCCGCCGAGGCCGAGGCCCGCTGCTGGTTTGGCTGGCTGCCCGATGGCCGCTACCTCACCCTCGCCGCCCTGCGCGAAGCCATGGACCAGTACAATGAAGCGCTGAAACAGACCTGCGCGGCGCAGGGCGTACCCTGCGTCGATTTATCGCCCCTCAACGGCAGCGAGGCCTACTTCTACGACGACTGCCACTTCACCGAAGCGGGTGCGGAGGCGGTGGCGCAGCTTGTGGGGCCGGTGCTGCGAAATGTGATCGCCCAAAACTGA